The Cohnella abietis genome has a segment encoding these proteins:
- a CDS encoding helix-turn-helix domain-containing protein has product MLFHKLRRNGKLYVKLLLSFAVAIATIIIVTSSFYFFSYSRLLQFEAYETDLMSLRSTSKAVESTTDSAQSLSFQIYRNSSISKLLLYDKPNGFDIQGGMIDLSNYLSSIPYIESIYVYNPKLDQFFAVSRQGDNGILTRDELVDNELIDILDQFQNYSAFNPIPRSYKIDRNSNETIPIYTYLCYEAINFDRKITSAVIVNVSANWINKEIGSGVLPGPGKTYIMDDQNRLMSADNLEPLNIQEASTDVIKLLSEGTDTAYKVANINGTKSLVSYTSSDRFAWHYIRITPYSYITEKIKAVRDITLQIAGGVLLGGILLALLLSRYLYVPINRMEKRVNVLEFERRESSYTLRQNALRKLLQIHYLDPAAQQNKLKLLGVSFNLNVPFRIAYIKIDQYDKLKTPDILTYKFAIMNIGSEIGSKYYTVETVDVDDDGILLLLNTLQGNEPTDPEWLRPMLGEIQKVCMEYFHISLTIAVSPVVQNPSQLHTTFKEAKAASLRRFFFGYGLVYHMADLNHLPSHEYAFPLEKEKKMTSALMAGKVDETKALFIEILKDTKDYPYSVVESALTHISNTLTNVLNEIQKNASIQFDISMKPQALEILKSETLDEVAIEYFKIFDEVKSTLVDKRSNKVEDLIRRINEIIDLRYPDPNLSLNMIADELNLSTYYISRVYRQQTLKSIFDVINQLRMNKAKVLLLETNSSIAEIAEQTGYTNSSYFHRLFKKFNGVTPSDYRKAHEESN; this is encoded by the coding sequence ATGTTATTCCATAAGCTTAGACGAAACGGCAAATTATACGTCAAGCTGTTGCTCAGCTTCGCTGTAGCGATTGCCACAATAATCATCGTAACTTCATCATTTTACTTCTTCAGCTACTCACGATTGTTACAATTTGAAGCTTATGAAACGGATTTAATGAGCTTAAGAAGCACAAGTAAAGCCGTTGAAAGTACGACGGATAGCGCCCAATCTCTTTCTTTTCAGATTTATAGAAATAGCTCCATTTCAAAATTGCTTCTATATGACAAGCCAAACGGATTTGATATACAAGGCGGTATGATTGACCTCAGCAACTATCTTTCATCGATTCCTTATATAGAATCCATATATGTCTATAATCCTAAGCTTGATCAGTTTTTCGCGGTATCCCGGCAAGGCGATAACGGCATCCTTACTCGAGATGAGTTAGTCGATAACGAGCTAATTGATATTTTAGATCAATTCCAAAACTACAGCGCCTTCAATCCAATACCACGTAGCTATAAAATAGACAGGAATAGTAATGAAACTATTCCGATCTATACCTATCTTTGTTACGAAGCCATTAACTTCGATCGAAAAATAACATCTGCTGTTATCGTTAATGTCTCCGCAAACTGGATAAACAAAGAGATTGGTAGCGGTGTCCTGCCTGGACCAGGTAAAACATACATCATGGATGACCAAAATCGCTTAATGTCTGCAGATAATTTGGAGCCCTTAAACATCCAAGAAGCCAGTACCGATGTTATCAAATTGCTCTCTGAGGGGACAGATACAGCATATAAAGTGGCTAATATTAATGGAACGAAATCACTGGTCTCCTATACATCTTCAGACCGATTTGCATGGCATTACATTAGAATTACACCGTACAGTTATATTACGGAGAAAATCAAAGCTGTTCGTGATATAACCTTACAAATCGCCGGAGGCGTTCTATTAGGCGGAATACTACTTGCTTTATTGTTGTCCAGGTATTTATATGTGCCAATCAATCGGATGGAAAAGCGGGTAAACGTTCTAGAATTCGAAAGACGGGAAAGCAGCTATACGCTTCGGCAAAATGCTTTAAGGAAGCTGCTCCAAATCCATTATCTCGACCCTGCAGCCCAGCAAAACAAACTAAAGTTACTTGGCGTTTCGTTTAATCTTAATGTCCCATTCCGTATAGCTTATATAAAAATCGATCAGTATGACAAACTAAAGACACCTGACATTCTAACTTACAAGTTCGCGATTATGAACATAGGCTCTGAAATCGGATCAAAATACTATACTGTCGAAACGGTGGACGTAGATGACGACGGTATTCTTCTTCTCTTGAATACGTTACAAGGTAATGAACCCACCGATCCGGAGTGGCTTAGACCTATGCTGGGCGAGATTCAGAAAGTATGCATGGAATATTTCCATATCAGCCTTACGATCGCCGTAAGTCCCGTAGTGCAAAACCCTTCGCAATTACATACGACTTTCAAAGAAGCTAAAGCAGCTTCGTTACGACGTTTCTTTTTCGGATACGGACTCGTTTACCATATGGCTGATCTCAATCATTTGCCTAGTCACGAGTATGCATTTCCGTTAGAAAAGGAAAAGAAAATGACTAGTGCTCTGATGGCAGGTAAAGTGGACGAAACAAAAGCTCTGTTTATAGAAATCTTGAAAGATACTAAAGATTACCCTTATTCTGTTGTGGAATCTGCGCTTACGCACATTTCGAACACTTTAACGAATGTACTCAACGAAATTCAGAAGAATGCATCCATTCAGTTTGACATCAGTATGAAGCCCCAAGCATTGGAGATATTGAAAAGTGAAACGCTGGATGAAGTCGCCATAGAATATTTCAAAATATTTGATGAAGTGAAGTCGACCTTAGTTGATAAAAGATCGAACAAAGTCGAGGACCTGATTCGAAGGATTAATGAAATCATTGATTTACGATATCCGGATCCCAACTTAAGCCTAAATATGATTGCTGACGAATTGAACCTTTCCACTTACTATATTAGCCGCGTATATCGTCAACAAACGCTTAAATCAATCTTTGATGTCATTAATCAACTCCGGATGAACAAAGCGAAAGTGCTGCTTTTGGAAACAAACAGCTCCATTGCGGAAATTGCAGAACAAACCGGCTATACAAACAGCTCTTATTTCCATCGATTGTTTAAGAAATTTAATGGCGTTACACCTTCAGACTACAGAAAAGCACATGAAGAATCGAATTGA
- a CDS encoding extracellular solute-binding protein translates to MQMYKKTSKWLGLAIILSMLIVALAACSGNKNNNETAATNPAPASTESATAPATPEGLDISKHVNLEFWMLGDAPRDLKKVQDEINKMAEEDLNVTVKFNFTTWTDWDQKYKLMLSTGQPVDLIFTADWTQYQSYAKMGAFLPLDDLLPKAGLKLQELVPQNMWDAVRINGKIYTVPATYKEYVTNGFVWREDLRKKYNLPKPVDVPSFEAYLEGIKKNEANIQPVAIGAGVQDSLQNMLLEIARNEVGQVPYGMFATYDDPTNMTSYWGSPEQLEDLKLFKKWMDKGYFSKNVLNEQNIIQMDKIINGTAASMFGDNPNRFNEILTKMKAAHPDWELEYYPFPLTKGYATPVHPIHNGFAIPKASKNPERALAFYEKMVTDKRYNLLTQYGFEGVNYKVENGYYETIGEESASGFPREGMHGWAWRNPEYMLFPASYDGVNAIFKELDKIEKPDIYTGFAENYTEYQAERAALEQVAKQYLWPLIAGRIDDVEDGLKTFMSKANQAGLEKVQEEYKKQWLAYLQEQGIK, encoded by the coding sequence ATTCAAATGTACAAGAAAACGAGTAAATGGCTTGGACTGGCAATTATTTTATCCATGTTAATCGTAGCTTTGGCAGCATGCAGTGGCAACAAAAACAACAACGAGACTGCAGCAACTAACCCGGCTCCAGCTTCGACGGAATCGGCAACTGCTCCGGCTACACCGGAAGGGTTGGATATCTCCAAGCATGTAAACCTTGAATTCTGGATGTTAGGTGATGCTCCGAGAGACCTGAAGAAGGTTCAAGATGAAATCAATAAAATGGCTGAAGAAGATCTTAATGTTACGGTTAAATTCAACTTTACGACATGGACAGACTGGGATCAAAAGTATAAGCTGATGCTCTCGACCGGCCAACCTGTCGATCTGATCTTTACAGCGGATTGGACGCAATACCAATCGTATGCGAAGATGGGAGCATTCTTACCTCTTGATGATTTACTTCCTAAAGCAGGCCTTAAGCTACAAGAGCTTGTACCTCAGAATATGTGGGACGCAGTTCGCATTAACGGGAAAATCTACACGGTACCTGCAACATACAAAGAGTATGTAACTAATGGCTTTGTATGGCGGGAAGATCTTCGGAAAAAATATAACCTTCCTAAGCCTGTAGATGTTCCTTCTTTCGAAGCTTACTTAGAGGGAATTAAGAAAAACGAAGCTAATATTCAACCGGTCGCAATCGGCGCCGGCGTTCAGGATTCTCTGCAAAATATGTTGCTTGAAATCGCTCGTAATGAAGTCGGGCAAGTGCCTTATGGTATGTTTGCAACGTATGACGACCCAACGAACATGACATCATACTGGGGTTCCCCGGAGCAGCTTGAGGACTTGAAGCTGTTCAAGAAATGGATGGATAAAGGCTACTTCTCCAAGAACGTGTTGAATGAGCAAAATATTATTCAGATGGATAAAATCATTAACGGAACAGCTGCCTCTATGTTTGGAGACAACCCGAATCGTTTTAATGAAATACTGACAAAAATGAAAGCGGCGCATCCTGATTGGGAGCTGGAATACTATCCATTCCCACTGACAAAAGGCTATGCAACTCCGGTACATCCAATCCATAACGGATTTGCTATTCCGAAAGCTAGCAAAAATCCAGAACGTGCACTCGCGTTCTACGAAAAAATGGTTACTGACAAACGGTACAACTTGCTTACACAATACGGCTTTGAAGGCGTAAACTACAAAGTTGAAAATGGTTATTATGAAACGATCGGCGAAGAGTCTGCGAGCGGCTTCCCTCGAGAAGGAATGCACGGCTGGGCATGGCGTAATCCTGAGTATATGCTGTTTCCAGCTTCATATGATGGCGTTAATGCAATCTTCAAAGAGCTGGATAAAATCGAGAAACCGGACATTTACACTGGCTTTGCAGAAAACTACACGGAATACCAAGCAGAGAGAGCGGCCCTTGAGCAGGTTGCTAAGCAGTACCTGTGGCCTCTAATCGCTGGACGTATTGACGATGTAGAAGACGGTCTAAAAACGTTTATGAGTAAAGCGAATCAAGCTGGTCTGGAGAAGGTGCAAGAAGAGTATAAGAAACAATGGCTCGCTTATCTTCAGGAGCAAGGTATCAAATAA
- a CDS encoding carbohydrate ABC transporter permease, whose amino-acid sequence MKVRDDSSAKWFKLLAYVVVILGCIFCVLPFLLILSGSFSSNESLITSGYHFLPRDFTLDGYKIIFELPQEILRAYGVTIFTTVVGTTTGLFLMTMAGYVLQRKDFKSRNFFSFFIYFTTLFGGGLVPWYLLMTKYLKFGDSYYALIFPGLMTPFLIILMRSFIKSTIPDEIVESSKIDGAGDFKIYYRIVLPLSLPGIATVGLFLALNYWNDWFSSALFINDSSKFQLQFYLYNIMNTASFLATFGGGGVSLSGGVPTESMKMAMSIVVIGPILFLYPFIQRYFVKGLTIGAVKG is encoded by the coding sequence ATGAAAGTAAGAGATGATAGTTCCGCGAAGTGGTTTAAACTGCTTGCTTATGTTGTTGTAATTCTAGGCTGCATATTTTGCGTTTTGCCCTTTTTGTTAATATTATCGGGATCGTTTTCGAGTAATGAGTCCCTAATAACCTCAGGATACCACTTTCTTCCAAGAGACTTCACTTTGGATGGGTATAAAATAATATTCGAGCTTCCACAAGAGATTTTACGCGCATACGGTGTGACGATTTTCACAACAGTTGTAGGAACGACTACCGGTTTATTTTTAATGACTATGGCTGGTTATGTGTTGCAACGAAAGGATTTTAAGTCAAGGAATTTCTTTTCCTTCTTTATCTATTTTACGACGTTATTTGGCGGTGGTTTGGTGCCTTGGTACCTCCTAATGACGAAGTATCTTAAGTTCGGTGATTCTTATTACGCTTTGATCTTTCCTGGTTTAATGACACCTTTCCTTATCATTCTGATGAGAAGCTTCATTAAATCGACTATACCGGATGAGATTGTTGAATCATCTAAAATCGATGGAGCAGGTGACTTCAAAATTTATTATCGAATCGTCTTGCCTTTGTCGCTTCCTGGAATTGCAACGGTAGGATTATTCTTGGCTTTGAACTATTGGAACGATTGGTTCTCTTCAGCACTGTTCATTAACGATAGTTCGAAATTCCAGCTGCAGTTTTACCTCTATAACATCATGAACACTGCGAGCTTCTTGGCAACGTTCGGGGGTGGAGGAGTATCTTTATCAGGTGGAGTACCAACCGAATCTATGAAGATGGCGATGTCAATCGTCGTCATCGGTCCGATTCTGTTCCTCTATCCTTTTATCCAACGATACTTCGTAAAAGGACTGACAATCGGAGCCGTAAAAGGTTAG
- a CDS encoding ABC transporter permease: protein MRLISGFFQDLAKNKVLVLMLLPTIVFFLINNYSPMVGVYYAFIQFDFNSGLFDAPFVGFQNFEFLWKSGKLLELTANTLGYNVVFIFLGNGLSILVAILLSEVGGKWFKKISQSVLFLPYFVSFVVLSVIVFNLFNYERGVLNTVVKSLGMEPIDIYGQPNLWIAIIIIFYLWKNVGYSMVIYFAAITGISDDYYEAAKIDGANMFQRARHITLPMLKSTFVILLLFALGSIMKGQFDLFYQLVGNNGLLFSTTDILDTYVYRSLRVTFDFGMATAAGVYQSIFGFILIITVNGIIRRLNRDYSLF, encoded by the coding sequence ATGAGATTGATATCTGGATTTTTTCAGGATCTAGCAAAAAATAAAGTGCTCGTTCTAATGTTACTGCCAACGATTGTGTTCTTTCTAATTAATAATTACTCACCGATGGTTGGCGTATACTATGCGTTCATTCAGTTTGATTTTAACAGTGGATTATTCGATGCACCATTCGTAGGTTTTCAGAATTTCGAGTTTTTATGGAAATCAGGCAAACTATTAGAGCTGACAGCAAATACGCTCGGGTACAACGTTGTTTTTATTTTCTTAGGAAATGGCTTATCTATACTGGTGGCCATTTTACTCAGTGAGGTCGGCGGGAAGTGGTTTAAGAAGATATCCCAATCGGTTTTGTTTCTGCCGTACTTTGTTTCGTTCGTCGTACTGAGTGTTATCGTGTTCAACTTGTTCAATTATGAAAGAGGCGTACTGAATACGGTAGTTAAGTCACTTGGTATGGAACCTATCGATATTTATGGCCAGCCTAATCTCTGGATTGCAATCATTATTATCTTTTATTTATGGAAGAACGTTGGCTATAGCATGGTAATCTATTTTGCTGCTATTACGGGGATTAGTGATGACTACTATGAAGCGGCGAAAATAGACGGTGCGAATATGTTTCAACGGGCTAGACATATCACGCTACCAATGCTGAAATCGACTTTCGTTATCCTTCTTCTGTTCGCACTTGGCTCCATCATGAAGGGGCAATTTGATTTATTCTATCAATTGGTTGGTAACAACGGGCTGCTATTCAGTACAACTGATATTCTCGACACCTATGTGTACCGTTCTCTTCGAGTAACATTCGACTTCGGTATGGCTACAGCTGCGGGTGTATATCAATCTATCTTTGGATTCATTCTAATAATTACGGTTAATGGAATTATTCGCAGGTTGAATCGCGATTATTCACTGTTCTAA